Proteins from one Legionella taurinensis genomic window:
- the flhA gene encoding flagellar biosynthesis protein FlhA, whose product MNNVVSVLRQWMQHGLGTPLMMVIMLSMMILPLPPFLLDIFFTFNIALSLVVLLAVVYSNRPLDFAVFPTVLLIATLLRLALNVASTRVVLLHGHTGTDAAGQVIESFGEVVIGGDYAVGIVVFTILVIINFVVVTKGAGRVSEVSARFTLDSLPGKQMAIDADLNAGIINQEQAVQRRTEVAQEADFYGSMDGASKFVRGDAIAGILILFINLVGGLAIGMMQHGMNFSDALRNYTLLTIGDGLVAQVPSLVLSTAAAIMVTRVSTAQDMGKAVVHQVFGNPKSLFIAAGIIGGIGLIPGMPHVAFILLAAGLGGIGYLLLEREKAEKLGDKETAASSRIEEPATELSWDDVNPVDVIGLEVGYRLIPMVDSAQGGVLLSRIKGVRKKISQELGFLIPTVHIRDNLDLKPNHYRISLAGVVMGEAPIYNDKWLAINPGQVFGELDGLRTLDPAFGLEAVWINENQKEQAHTYGYTVVDASTVIATHLSQILEANSQQLLGYEETQQLLDKLARTSPKLVKELVPDALTLGAVNKVLQGLLVEHIPLTDIRTIVETLAEAASKSKDIDYLIGQVRVALSRMITQKISGLHEELPIITLKPELEQLLQNSIQSSAGQGVSFEPGMADKIQHSLAQLAAQQQAKNELAVLVVQPGIRAALARFVRHISSNLHVLSYQEIPDNKEIRIIGTVG is encoded by the coding sequence ATGAACAATGTCGTGAGCGTTTTACGCCAATGGATGCAACACGGCCTGGGTACGCCGCTGATGATGGTCATCATGCTGAGCATGATGATCCTGCCTCTGCCGCCTTTTTTACTCGATATTTTCTTTACCTTCAATATTGCCTTGTCGCTGGTGGTGCTGCTGGCTGTGGTTTACAGCAACCGGCCGCTTGATTTTGCTGTCTTTCCTACCGTGCTGCTTATCGCCACCCTGCTTCGCCTGGCATTGAACGTGGCCTCGACCCGCGTCGTGCTGCTGCATGGCCATACGGGTACGGATGCGGCGGGACAAGTCATCGAATCATTTGGTGAAGTGGTCATCGGCGGGGATTACGCGGTCGGGATTGTGGTTTTCACTATTCTTGTGATCATCAACTTTGTGGTGGTTACCAAAGGCGCCGGGCGCGTGTCGGAAGTCAGTGCCCGCTTCACCCTGGATTCATTGCCCGGGAAGCAGATGGCGATTGATGCCGATTTGAACGCTGGCATCATTAATCAGGAACAGGCCGTCCAGCGGCGGACTGAAGTCGCTCAGGAAGCGGATTTCTACGGCTCCATGGATGGTGCCAGCAAGTTCGTACGCGGGGATGCCATCGCCGGGATTCTTATCCTGTTCATTAACCTGGTCGGGGGACTGGCTATTGGCATGATGCAGCATGGCATGAATTTTTCGGATGCCTTGCGCAATTATACGTTATTGACGATCGGTGACGGTTTGGTGGCGCAGGTGCCCTCACTGGTGTTATCCACGGCGGCAGCCATCATGGTAACCCGGGTTTCAACCGCTCAGGACATGGGCAAGGCTGTGGTGCATCAGGTCTTTGGCAATCCCAAATCCCTGTTTATTGCCGCCGGTATTATTGGCGGTATTGGTTTAATTCCCGGCATGCCTCATGTTGCATTTATTTTATTGGCGGCCGGTTTAGGGGGTATTGGCTACCTGCTTCTGGAAAGAGAAAAGGCAGAAAAGCTGGGCGATAAGGAGACGGCAGCGTCTAGCCGTATTGAGGAACCCGCCACTGAATTGTCCTGGGATGATGTCAATCCGGTGGATGTCATTGGTCTTGAAGTGGGGTATCGCCTTATCCCTATGGTGGACAGCGCCCAGGGAGGCGTGTTGCTGTCGCGCATCAAGGGGGTGCGCAAAAAGATTTCTCAGGAGCTTGGTTTTCTCATCCCCACGGTTCATATTCGCGATAATCTGGATTTAAAACCGAACCATTACCGCATCAGTCTAGCCGGTGTGGTGATGGGCGAGGCGCCGATTTACAATGATAAATGGCTGGCGATTAACCCCGGGCAGGTCTTTGGTGAATTGGACGGGTTAAGGACGCTTGATCCCGCGTTTGGCCTTGAAGCAGTCTGGATTAACGAAAATCAGAAAGAACAGGCGCATACCTACGGGTACACGGTGGTGGATGCCTCGACGGTGATTGCGACCCATCTAAGCCAGATCCTTGAAGCCAATAGCCAGCAATTACTGGGTTATGAAGAAACCCAGCAATTACTGGATAAGCTGGCGCGCACTTCCCCCAAACTGGTGAAAGAGCTGGTGCCGGATGCCCTGACGCTGGGTGCGGTAAACAAAGTCCTGCAGGGTCTGCTGGTTGAACATATCCCCTTAACCGACATTCGTACCATTGTCGAAACGTTGGCAGAAGCCGCCAGTAAATCGAAAGACATTGATTACCTCATCGGTCAGGTCAGGGTGGCACTGTCGCGCATGATCACTCAGAAAATAAGCGGTTTGCATGAGGAATTGCCCATCATTACGCTGAAACCGGAGCTGGAACAGTTATTGCAGAACAGCATCCAGAGCAGCGCCGGCCAAGGTGTGAGCTTTGAACCCGGGATGGCCGATAAAATTCAGCACTCGCTGGCGCAGCTGGCAGCCCAGCAACAGGCGAAAAATGAATTGGCCGTGCTGGTGGTTCAACCGGGAATACGCGCGGCATTGGCACGATTTGTGCGTCATATTTCCAGTAATTTGCATGTTTTATCGTATCAGGAAATCCCTGATAACAAGGAGATTCGCATTATTGGTACGGTAGGTTAG
- the flhF gene encoding flagellar biosynthesis protein FlhF: MKLKRFVAPDTRTAMQQIKTAFGPDAVILSSSRVDNGVEVVAAIDYDETVLSAEVAVASAEPPPLPAIKPVESPLDEMRQEIQTLRGMLEAQIRGHGGQGEPLHAVLMQKLLYLGVSQRTAAALVSGVSPTLNQQKGWQQVLNDFSMRLPIYDSRRIEEGGVYAFVGPTGVGKTTTLAKVAARFVLRFGAENLGLVTMDTYRIAAEEQLLLYGKILGVQVCVAQDEVSLSRVIRQLSNKKLVLIDTAGMNPADERVAQQMDLLSTRLHSIATVLVLPATSHYQVIADAIQRYQANRVEQCIITKLDEALALGGILSAVTEARLGVSYLTHGQRVPEDIKMATRHQLIEQLAEQGQAMQQRIELEGAAMQLAARGVYVES, from the coding sequence ATGAAACTGAAACGCTTTGTTGCACCTGATACTCGCACTGCCATGCAGCAGATTAAGACGGCGTTTGGCCCGGATGCTGTCATATTGTCCAGCAGCCGGGTGGATAACGGCGTTGAAGTGGTGGCAGCCATTGATTACGACGAAACAGTATTGAGTGCGGAGGTGGCTGTAGCAAGCGCCGAACCCCCGCCATTGCCCGCCATTAAGCCGGTGGAGTCGCCGCTCGATGAAATGCGTCAGGAAATCCAGACCCTGCGCGGCATGTTGGAAGCGCAAATCCGTGGCCATGGCGGCCAGGGTGAACCCCTGCATGCGGTGTTGATGCAAAAACTGCTTTATCTGGGTGTCAGTCAGCGAACCGCCGCGGCACTGGTCAGCGGCGTCAGCCCCACCCTGAATCAGCAAAAAGGCTGGCAGCAGGTTTTGAACGATTTTTCCATGCGCCTTCCCATTTATGATTCCCGCCGCATTGAGGAAGGCGGTGTTTACGCCTTTGTCGGGCCGACCGGGGTCGGCAAGACGACTACTCTGGCGAAAGTGGCCGCCCGTTTTGTATTACGTTTCGGCGCGGAAAACCTGGGCTTGGTCACCATGGACACTTACCGCATTGCCGCAGAAGAACAACTGCTGCTTTATGGGAAAATTTTAGGGGTACAGGTCTGCGTGGCGCAGGATGAAGTGTCCTTAAGCCGGGTTATCCGGCAACTCAGCAATAAAAAACTGGTCCTGATTGATACTGCGGGTATGAATCCCGCCGATGAACGGGTTGCCCAACAAATGGATTTGCTGAGTACAAGGCTTCATTCCATTGCCACGGTTCTGGTTTTACCGGCTACCAGCCATTATCAGGTGATTGCCGATGCCATTCAACGGTATCAGGCCAATCGGGTCGAGCAGTGCATTATCACTAAACTTGACGAAGCCCTGGCCTTAGGCGGCATATTGAGCGCGGTGACGGAGGCGCGGCTGGGCGTGAGTTACCTCACCCATGGCCAGCGGGTACCCGAAGACATCAAAATGGCAACAAGGCATCAGTTAATTGAGCAGCTGGCGGAGCAGGGCCAGGCCATGCAGCAACGGATCGAACTGGAAGGTGCGGCCATGCAACTGGCGGCGAGGGGGGTGTATGTCGAAAGTTAA
- a CDS encoding MinD/ParA family protein, translating into MSKVKQGGEVGDQADGLRNISRSKPVKVIAVSAGKGGVGKSNVSVNLAVALAQKDKKVLLLDADLGLANIDIMLGLHTKFNLSHVIQGICNLTDIMLTGPYDIKVIPAASGTEYMTQLSAAEHAGIIDAFNELTDDFDYMIIDTAAGISDTVLSFTRSSQEIIVVVCDEPTSLTDAYALIKVMSKRYEWTHFHILANMVRSVKDGRELFNKLYRVAEQFLDVSLDYLGAIPFDNQVHEAVKKQKAVLVAYPECSATKAIHQLAENVEDWPFRRSLGGNTSFFLERLVAGEH; encoded by the coding sequence ATGTCGAAAGTTAAACAAGGCGGTGAGGTCGGTGATCAGGCAGACGGCTTACGTAATATCAGCCGCTCCAAGCCGGTCAAAGTCATTGCCGTTTCTGCCGGGAAGGGCGGGGTTGGCAAAAGCAATGTGTCTGTTAACCTGGCCGTGGCGCTTGCCCAGAAGGATAAAAAGGTGCTGCTCCTGGATGCGGATTTGGGCTTGGCCAACATTGACATCATGCTAGGGCTGCACACCAAATTCAATTTATCCCACGTGATTCAGGGCATCTGCAATTTAACAGACATCATGCTGACCGGTCCCTATGACATCAAGGTGATTCCGGCCGCTTCCGGTACGGAATACATGACTCAGCTCAGCGCAGCTGAGCATGCTGGCATTATTGATGCATTCAATGAGTTAACTGACGATTTTGATTACATGATCATCGATACGGCGGCCGGCATTTCCGATACTGTGCTAAGCTTTACTCGATCGTCGCAGGAAATTATTGTGGTTGTGTGTGATGAACCCACCTCGTTAACGGATGCTTATGCCTTAATCAAAGTCATGAGCAAGCGCTATGAATGGACGCATTTTCACATCCTGGCCAACATGGTCAGAAGCGTCAAGGATGGACGGGAGCTGTTTAACAAACTTTACCGGGTGGCTGAGCAGTTTCTGGATGTGAGCCTGGATTACCTTGGGGCGATACCCTTTGATAATCAGGTTCATGAGGCGGTTAAAAAACAAAAAGCAGTGTTGGTTGCTTATCCTGAATGCAGTGCGACAAAAGCAATACATCAGCTGGCGGAAAATGTTGAAGATTGGCCATTTAGGCGTTCGTTAGGCGGTAATACCAGCTTTTTTCTGGAGCGGCTGGTTGCGGGTGAACACTGA
- a CDS encoding RNA polymerase sigma factor FliA, whose translation MDALEAYGKVNQQTQETLIKTHALMVKRIAHHLLVRLPYSVQLDDLIQAGMLGLLEAVRNYDSSKGASFETYAGIRIRGHMLDEVRRNDWVPRSVYRNARMVAEAVKKVENRLGRDAKDKEIADELNISLDEYHSLLKDSAGSQLYGFDDLGVTEDVLKGEPGSSSEPHENALHDDMVRRLAEVIETLPQKEQLVLSLYYEQDLNLKEIGQVLGVSESRVSQIHSQATIRLKARLSE comes from the coding sequence GTGGATGCTTTGGAAGCATACGGCAAAGTAAATCAACAGACCCAGGAAACGCTGATTAAGACCCATGCCTTAATGGTCAAGCGTATTGCCCATCACTTACTCGTGCGATTACCTTATTCTGTACAACTGGATGATTTGATTCAGGCGGGCATGCTGGGCTTGCTGGAAGCGGTCAGGAATTATGATTCGAGTAAAGGCGCTTCCTTTGAAACGTACGCAGGCATCCGCATTCGCGGCCACATGCTGGATGAAGTCAGACGAAACGATTGGGTTCCCCGCTCGGTTTACCGGAATGCCCGCATGGTGGCGGAAGCGGTTAAAAAAGTTGAAAATCGTTTAGGCCGTGATGCTAAAGACAAAGAAATTGCGGACGAATTAAATATAAGCCTGGATGAATACCATTCGCTTTTAAAAGACTCCGCTGGCAGTCAATTGTACGGTTTTGATGATTTGGGGGTGACGGAGGATGTGTTGAAAGGGGAGCCTGGCAGTTCCTCGGAGCCGCATGAAAATGCCCTGCATGACGACATGGTGAGGCGTTTAGCCGAGGTCATTGAAACGCTGCCGCAGAAAGAACAGCTGGTCTTGTCGCTTTATTATGAACAGGATCTGAATTTAAAAGAAATTGGTCAGGTTTTGGGTGTCAGTGAGTCCCGTGTTTCACAAATTCATAGTCAGGCGACAATTCGCTTGAAAGCACGATTATCGGAATAG
- a CDS encoding flagellar motor protein, whose amino-acid sequence MDGLTLLGLVTGFLAIIIGQMFEGGELNSLLNLPALVIVMGGTMGAVMVQTPLSTFKRAFKILPWIIRPPKQSFDQTREQLVDLARRARQYGLLSLEDFMEQEPNPLMRQGLELLVIGVDKKTVRQILEAEIDRREAHDLHAAHVFESMGGYSPTIGILGAVLGLIQVMSNLAEPGELGAGIAVAFVATIYGVGLANLMFLPIANKIKSCVANQVHHDEMLVEGLVSMAGGESPNMLSLKLNNFGQHHQNAKKEKQGSSA is encoded by the coding sequence ATGGACGGTTTGACTCTACTCGGATTGGTAACCGGATTTTTGGCAATCATTATCGGCCAGATGTTTGAAGGGGGCGAATTAAATTCGCTGTTGAATTTACCGGCGCTGGTGATTGTCATGGGCGGAACCATGGGCGCTGTCATGGTGCAAACGCCGCTGTCAACGTTTAAACGCGCATTTAAAATCCTTCCCTGGATCATACGTCCGCCAAAACAGTCTTTCGATCAGACTCGGGAACAACTGGTTGATTTAGCAAGGCGTGCCCGCCAATACGGGCTGTTGTCGCTGGAAGATTTTATGGAGCAGGAGCCTAATCCGCTCATGCGGCAGGGCCTGGAGTTACTAGTGATTGGCGTGGACAAGAAAACCGTACGCCAGATCCTTGAGGCTGAAATTGACCGCCGCGAAGCCCATGATCTGCATGCCGCGCACGTTTTTGAAAGCATGGGCGGCTACAGCCCCACCATCGGGATTCTCGGGGCCGTGCTGGGTTTGATTCAGGTGATGAGTAACCTGGCGGAACCCGGTGAATTGGGTGCTGGTATCGCCGTTGCCTTCGTGGCGACCATCTACGGCGTGGGTTTAGCCAACCTCATGTTTTTGCCAATTGCCAATAAAATCAAGAGCTGTGTGGCCAATCAGGTTCACCATGATGAGATGCTCGTCGAAGGTCTGGTGTCGATGGCCGGCGGGGAGAGTCCAAATATGCTAAGCTTAAAATTGAATAATTTTGGACAACATCATCAAAATGCGAAGAAAGAAAAACAAGGCAGTTCAGCATGA
- a CDS encoding flagellar motor protein MotB — protein sequence MRRKKNKAVQHEDTHRWMVSYADFITLLFAFFVVMYAISSVNVSKYKALSEGMNSAFNSKGVDRAPVQFSTNSKEGKALLEMKGSESEQFNALEKSLSELQDPDMNIHSDNGWVELDIKAGALFDSGSADLKPAGIVKLMKIAEIIKKVPYPIALEGYTDNVPINTPQFPSNWELSTARAAALARVLTIYGVDPSKITVTGYGEQYPVADNTTEDGRAKNRRVNLIIAKNKTVPRFLNPDLSSKKVESLDAKNLNLSPGESHLQPIGKESQ from the coding sequence ATGCGAAGAAAGAAAAACAAGGCAGTTCAGCATGAGGATACGCATCGGTGGATGGTTTCATACGCCGATTTCATTACCCTCTTATTTGCGTTTTTCGTGGTCATGTATGCCATCTCTTCCGTCAATGTCTCTAAATACAAAGCCTTGTCTGAAGGCATGAACTCTGCGTTTAATTCCAAAGGGGTGGATCGCGCCCCAGTGCAATTTTCAACCAACAGCAAGGAAGGGAAAGCCTTACTGGAAATGAAGGGCAGTGAAAGCGAGCAATTCAATGCCCTGGAGAAGTCCCTGTCTGAACTGCAGGATCCGGATATGAACATTCACAGTGACAATGGCTGGGTGGAGCTTGATATCAAAGCCGGCGCACTGTTTGACAGCGGCAGCGCCGATCTAAAACCGGCCGGCATCGTCAAATTAATGAAAATTGCGGAAATTATCAAAAAAGTACCGTATCCTATTGCGTTGGAAGGGTATACCGATAATGTGCCCATCAATACGCCGCAATTCCCGTCGAACTGGGAGCTGTCCACAGCCCGGGCTGCGGCGTTGGCGAGGGTATTGACGATTTACGGTGTGGATCCCAGTAAAATCACGGTCACAGGCTATGGCGAACAATACCCGGTCGCTGACAATACCACAGAGGATGGACGGGCTAAAAATCGCCGTGTTAATCTGATTATTGCCAAAAACAAGACAGTGCCCCGGTTTTTAAACCCGGATTTGAGCAGCAAAAAAGTCGAATCGCTGGATGCTAAAAACTTGAATCTGTCTCCGGGCGAAAGCCATCTGCAGCCAATAGGCAAGGAGAGTCAATGA
- a CDS encoding DUF2802 domain-containing protein, which translates to MSLIVIMELLLTLGLAYVIYHQRQQLLDVEKRLNILSQSMDQHQLEQAAVVNADLVFAKKLAEINSQLVSMDNQLQSLETKRDNDGGYQHALKILEMGGNKDEIISSCHLSNAEAELLMNLHAYRAVIKTPA; encoded by the coding sequence ATGAGTTTAATCGTCATCATGGAGTTGTTATTAACCTTAGGCCTGGCCTATGTCATTTATCATCAGCGCCAGCAACTGCTGGATGTTGAAAAACGGCTTAACATCTTAAGCCAGTCCATGGACCAGCATCAGCTGGAGCAGGCTGCGGTGGTGAATGCCGATTTGGTATTTGCCAAAAAACTGGCGGAAATTAACAGCCAGTTGGTCAGTATGGATAATCAGCTGCAATCCCTGGAAACCAAGCGTGATAACGACGGTGGTTATCAACATGCGTTAAAAATCCTTGAGATGGGCGGCAACAAGGATGAAATCATCAGCAGCTGCCACTTATCCAATGCGGAAGCGGAATTGCTGATGAATCTGCATGCCTATCGAGCGGTGATAAAAACACCGGCCTGA